The genomic stretch TGGTGACAACCTCACGTCTACGAGTCAAAACCCGCAAGGAAATGACAATGCGGCATTGACTATCTTTCGTCATTTTGACAGTGCGACTGTGGTAAAGGGGCTTGTGGGTCAAGCGCCTAAAACAGCTTGGTTAATCGATTATCCTTTGCTAGAGCGTATCCACTATTTATTGGTCGCTGGATTTGATGTGTATGGTAATGTTGGCCATCAATTAAATACGCGTTTGTATATGGACTTTCTACGTATGGAAGCTGAATTTAACTTTTTAAATCTACTACCGAAAGAAATTCGTCAGCAAGAACATGATTATTGGTATCGTGATGAAGGGATTAATTTAAAACAGTATTTAGAAGAGAGTGATCACTTTGTTGGCAAAGACAGCAATATTTATTACCAGACTCAAGATCATAAACTAGAGCTATTCGGGCTGTTGAAACAGCATCTTGCGAAGGTACTACCAACACAATATGCACTCGCGCAGGAGGGGACACCCGCGAAAGAAGTGGCATTAATGCAGGTACTGATGGCGCTGGTGGGTAAACCTGTTAATCAGCTGCCGGAAACGGCGATACTATTGGTGAGTGATGGTGATAAGAAACGTGTTTATAGTTTAGTTAAAAACGTGGCGCACAGTAATATGTCCAGTTTATTGGATGAAGAATCGAACCTCTTACCGGCAGAGGATACGCTAACGGTGGTGAGTGGTATTATTGGTGATTATCCAAGCGTGTATTTAACGGTTGATGCTGCACAACTACCGACATTTGTTGCCCGGTTAGCAGCGATGCAAACCGCCACAGATTATAGTGCTTGGCTAGACGATTATGGTGTGAGACGCTCAGATCCTCGATTTTGGCCGCACAGTGATACCATTCAAACTCTTAATCAACAGCTACAGCCTATTAACGCAGGTTTACTGGATTATAATCGCTTACAAAATAGGTAACTTACACTGTTATAACCAATTGATTTTTTGATGCTTAAAACGTACAGTAACGGGATATTAAAAAGCCAGAAGATGGCGTAATTATATTAAAATAGGCGGGCAAGATAGGTGGCCATTTATGTCAATGATTAAACCATGGAAGTTAATAAGTCTGTTATTTATTTTACAGCTGTTAGCTGGTTGTGAATCAAAATTAGAACAAACACAAAAGACAATTACGCAGCAAGTGCTCACTACAGAGCAATCAATTGATCGACTTGGCAGTGCAATTGAAACGGGCTCGATCCGTAATGCAAGGTTGTTATCTGAATATGCGCAAGTTCTAAAACAACAAAAGCCAGAACTCACGCGTATTGCTAATTTGATTGCAGAGGATGCAACGCGTAAGGGGCCTTTATATGAAAACCTGGCGATGCGACTAAATGATGTGCGAGCTGAAACGGTCACACTCGATAATGCGGGTTTATTACTGGATGAATTGACGCGTATTAACGAGGCATCTAAACAAAGCTTATTTAATGATGCGTTAACAGATCCAATTAATGTGCTTGCAGATATGTCTGACGGTCAACTTGCGCGTGTTGGCGCAATTAGCCAATACGCTGAACAAAGCAGTGGTGACGGTACTGATTATGGCGCTGGTAGCCAGATGGTCGGTAACCCTAATTACGGTAATTGGCAAAGTGGCAGTAACGGCACAAGTTTCTGGCAGTGGTATGGTATGTATCGCATGTTGGGGGATTTAACGGGCCGTGTCGGTTATTCTAATTGGAGCCAAAATCGCCGTTATAGCTATTACAATGACTATGGTCGTTCACGTTATACCAGCCCTAAACAAAGCGTCAAGCAAGCGGCAGTTGAAACTAAAACACGCAAATCATTTCAACGTAAAGGGCAATCGTTTAGTTCACCTTATGCGAAGACACGCTCGGGTTCTGCTGGGTTGAGTCGTTCAAGTTATACGCCGACTAAAACGACGAGTAGTTATTCTAAACCGAAGAAATCGTTTACCAGTACGAATAAAGCGAGCAGTAAGACCGGATCATTTAGAAATAGTGGTAGCCGTACATCGCGTGGTGTCAGCCGCGGTAAATAGCCGCTTTGCACAAATAAAAGAACAAGTTATGGAGATTAAGTATGTACGAGTTTGATGGATTGACGATGTGGACAACACAAGCACTGGTTATTGATTTTACAATCATTATTGCGTTATTTGTGAGTTTAAAAATGATCAAAGGCTGGGTATCAAATTTACACGCCAATGATGAAATTGCTAAACGCGACAACTTTGCCTTTGGTATTAGTTTCGCTGCTGGTTTAGCTGGCTTGGCCATTGTATTAACTGGCGTGAGTAGCGGTGACTTTGCAGATTCATTATTTGAAGAAGCAACACAAATGACAGGTTATGGTTTATTAGCTATTGCGCTAATAAAGGCAGGACATTTTTTCCAAGACAAAGTGACACTGCAAAAAGTTAGCCTGCATGACGAAATCGTCAAAGGCAACGTAACCGCGGCATTTGTTGACTTTGGGCATGTAGTAACGGTCGCGATTGTTGTGCGTTCTGCACTGATTTGGGTGTTAACAGAAGGGTGGCATGGACTACCTGTTGTGATTGCTGCGTTTGTTGTTGCCAATATCATTATGTTGTTAGTCAGTAAATACCGTGTGAGTTTGTTCAAGCGAACAGGTGATTGCCTACAACAACTTATCTTAGATGATAACTTGGCTGTTGGTATCCGCTACTCTGGTTTCTTAATCGGTTCTGGCTTAGCGATCACTGCTGCCACTGGTCTTGCACCATACGCCGCAGATAATATCACGCTTAGTCTGACATATTGGGCATTTTCAGCAGTGATCAGTGTGGCTATTTTCGCTGTATTGCAGTTAATTACGATTAAAGTGATCTTGTCTGGTGTTGATATTGCAGATGAAGTTATCCGCCAAAAGAACATTGGTGTTGCAGTGATCTCGGCAACGATATCATTTTCAATTGGTCTAACAATGGCCACCTTACTTGGTAGCTAATGCCCTATAAGGTAATCATTTTATCTAAGTCATAGCTATGGCTCAAACTCGATAATATCAGCTAGTTCTTATTACTGGTGGATATTACTGAGTTTGGGCTTTTTAAGTTTTAATCTCGACTTCATCTCTTAAAATCTAACTTAAACTACAGTAGGCATTGTGTGGAATCCTCAGTTGTAAATAGCGATAGTAAAACCCAACAAGCCCGTCAGCGTAAACGTTCATTGTGGTTTCACGATGCGTTGTTAATTTCGGTTATGATTATTCTTGCTGGTTGCGGCCTGATCTATGAATATTTGCTGTCGCATTATGCGGGCAGGGTATTAGGCTCGGTTGAAAGTGCGATCTATGCGATGATCGGTACCATGATTGTCGCTATGGGGATCGGTGCATTTATGGCGCGTTGGTTTAAAGACGCCTTTACTGCATTTGCTTGGTTAGAAGCTTTGATTGCGTTAATCGGTATGAGCTGTATTTTGATTATTTCAGCGATGATAGCCTTAAGTTATAGCTTGCCACAGTTATTATCGGCGACGTTCAATTTACCCAGTAATGTCGTGCTGGATGGTTACCTACCACAACAGCTCGAAAAAATAGCCAAATTCATGCCTTATGTATTTGGCTTAATATTGGGGATTTTTATTGGTATGGAGATCCCGTTGATTGCCCGAGTTCGTCAACAGGTTTACGGTCGATTTTTAGAGAATAACGCCGGTACTATCTACGGCGCTGATTATATTGGTGCGGGTATTGGCGCGGCTATTTGGGTGTTGATCATGCTGTCTTTACCGATCATGGAAGCGGCTGCATGGACGGCGTTATTTAATATTGTTGCTGGTTTAGCATTTTTATGGCGCTATCAAGACAAGATACGCTGGGCGAAGTTGTTATTTGTCTGTCATTTATTATTGGTGGCATTATTTGCGATTATTCTTACGTTAGGCACTGGTTGGCTGGCGCAATTAAGCAGTGTGTTGTACAAAGACAAAGTGATTTATTCACAATCGACAAAGTATCAACATGTGGTGGTGACGGAACGTTATTTAAAAAATCACGCTGAACCGGTGACAGACTTGTTCATCAACGGGCATTTACAATTTTCCAGTGTTGATGAGCAGCTATACCATGACTTGTTAGTGTATCCGGCAATGATGGCGTCTAATCGTCATGATAAGGTGCTGATTATTGGTGGTGGGGACGGTTTAGCGTTACGTAATGTATTGCGCTGGCCTGTTGAAGCCGTCACTTTAGTGGATTTAGATGCTGAATTACTGGCTTTGTTTGGAGCTAATACCGTTGACTACGCTGCGCCTGAAACGATTAAACAACGTATGTTGCGATTAAACGAAGCGTCATTACGGGATCCGCGCTTAACCCTGTTTGCTACCGATGCATTTATACAAGTTGAAAAGCTACTGGATGAAGGGGTTAAATTTGATACCATCATTATTGATTTACCTGATCCAAATCACCCCGATTTGAATAAGCTTTACAGCGATTATTTTTATAATCAAGTACGTCAATTACTCGCGGCAGATGGTGCATTAGCAATACAATCGACATCACCTTATCATGCACAAAAGGCGTTCTTGAGTATTGGTAAAACAGTCAAAGAGGCTGGTTTTTTACATGTAGAGCAGTACCAACGTAATATACCGTCATTTGGTCAGTGGGGCTGGACGATCGCAACAACACGCGGTAAATCGGCAAGTAAACGTATCAGTGATATGGATCATTTACCTGTACCGTCGAATTGGCTGAATAAACAATTTTTGCTGGCGTCGTTTGTTTTTCCCGGTAATTTTTATGACAAAATGGACGAGATTGAGATTAATCGATTAGGTTCTGGCGTCTTGTATGATTATAATCGTGCGGCGTGGCAAACTGAGTCAGAACTATATAAGAACTAGTTATGGTGGTAGTGACAGTGGGTATTGATGAATACCCACTGGTTATGTTGTTTTAGTGTCATGTGAATAAGTGAAATAACGATGGAAGCAAAAATATATAATCAACGCTGGTGGCTAAACTGTTGTGATAGTGAAGCACTTAAAGGTGTGATTTCAGTTGGTCTTGAGCAGGCCGGTTTTAGCGTATTAAACTTTGTTGAGCATTATTTTCAACCACAGGGTTATACTTCGCTGTGGTTGTTAGCTGAAAGTCATGCTGCTGTGCATACCTTTCCAGAAGAAGATAAAGCTTATGTGGAATTATCAAGTTGTTCAGCGACGTTATTGGCCAGCTTTGATACACATTTGCAAGCCGCTGCTCAGCAGCTGGATTGGCAAGTGACGGCTAAATAGGCTCATCAATTCAGTACAATGTCCAAGTCAAGCCAGCAATGAGCAAGAAGCAGCTTTAAGCAAACAGTAGCTTCAAGCTCATGGCAATAGACATAGTCACCATCAAGGGTTTAATTATTTTGACGCCTTTTGATAGTACCAAACGAGAGCCAAGTGTTGCCCCTAGCGCTTGGCCAACTAACATAATGCCACCAAGTGCCCACAATACCTTCCCACCTAATGCAAAGAACAACAGTGATGCAATATTGGTGGCAAAGTTTAATACTTTAGCGTGCGCCGTTGCTTTAGCTAAACCAAACCCAGCGAGAGATACGAATGCTAGGGCAAAGAAACTGCCTGTACCAGGGCCAAAGAACCCATCATATAATCCAATGCCAAATGCCGCTGTAATAGCGAACAGTGTTGGTGTGAGTAACTGATGTTTATCTTCATCCGTTATCTGTTTAGAGAATAAGAAATAGCCACCAATAGCGAGTATGAGAAAGGGTAAGATAACTTCTAGAATACTTGGGTCTATCGATTGGATGGCAATACTACCTAACGCGGAACCGATAAAGGTGCAGCCAATAGCGAACTTCATTTTCTTTATATCGACCATGCCTTTACGAATAAAATAAAAACTGGCAAAGAAGCTACCGCCGCAGGCTTGCAGTTTGTTGGTTGCCAGCGCAGTAGCGGGAGGTAATCCAACCCATAATAATGCTGGAATAGTCAGTAAACCACCACCGCCAGCAATGGCATCAATGAATCCAGCCACGACGGCCACTAAAAATAATAGCCCAACAATTTCTGTTGAAAGTTGTAATGACATATCGAAAATCATAATGCTCTGTTCCTGCGTAATGTGAGGGGCTATTTAATCTTCTTTACAGATGTAATGCAAAGGAGTTATCTTCTTTATAGTGTGAGTTAAACTCACGCTATTCTGATTTGTATTCTTATTCTTTATTTAAAATGAGTATTGCTATGTACCCTAATTTACCGCCATTAAATGCCATGCGTGCTTTTGAATCCGCTGCGAGAAATGTGAGTTTTACGCTAGCTGCGAAAGAACTGTTCGTGACCCATGGCGCGGTGAGTAAGCAGGTGAAGATATTAGAGCAATATCTAGGGGTTAATTTGTTTATTCGTCAGCACCGCAAGTTAGTGCTTACTGAAGAGGCAAAGCCTTATTTAATTAAGATTCAGAGCGCGCTGCAAACGATTAATGGCGCGACACAAGAACTTATATCTCAACCGCAGTTGGCTCAACGTATCGCTATTAATGTATTACCGAGTTTAACTATTAGCTGGTTAATTCCGAGCCTAGAAGGCTTTAAAATCAGTAATCCTAATTTGTTTGTTGATCTATCGATAGGCGATTTTGCGATTGATTTTAGCCAACATCACTATGATATTGCCATACGCAGCGCCACTAAAAAACCACTGGGTTGTAATGTCCTTAAACTCATGGATGAAGATCTGTGTTTGGTGTGTTCACCGCAACTGGCTAAACAAATGACCTCACTGCAAGATATCAACAAGATGACGCTGTTAGAGCATACTTCGCGACCTGGGTTATGGCGTTTTTGGGGCGATGATATCGGCGTTGCAATCACCACGGATAATAAATTTGGTATGGAGCATTTTTATATGCTCAGCCAAGCGGCGGTAAGCAGTATGGGCGTGGCACTTATTCCACGGTTTTTTGTTAGTCAGCAATTAGCCGATGGTAGCTTAGTCATTCCATTTTCAGCGGGTTTTGTCAGTCCCTACAGCTATTATTTACTGACGCCCACAGCCAGTCCATTACCACTGAAAGTGCAGACTTTCATTGACTGGCTATTACCCTTGTTTACACCCTATCGATAAGCTATTCAGGTGTCACGATTAGTATTTAATGATTAAAAGTGAGCTCAGCGGCGAATGATTTTACGTGATACCACTTCAATACCAGGTTGATTGCGACGGTTCGCCGCATTAAGCGCCATTTTTAATGCATGTTGTGCAATCAACTCAAACTGTTGTGGTAAAGATTGGATCTTACTGGGTAAGAAATCCAATAATCGATTATCACCAAAGGTCGCGAGTTTAGTGCTGGCCATTAAGCTTGGGTTACGTATCAAGCAATCGAGCACTCCTTCAAATAAGGTATAAGAGGTTGCTAAAATTGCATCGGGGAATGTACCGTTATCAATCCATTGTTGTACTTGGGCTTGCCCTTGTTGCTGACTAAAGTGGTCGCCATACGCCGTCAACAGTTTAACGTCGTGTTTATGTTGGTTGATGGCTGATAAGAAACCTTGTTCACGCTCTTTGGATATACCCAATTCAGGCACAGCGCCGACTAAACCAATAGAGTTGATATCGTTTTCGAGTAAAGCTTGTGTGAGTTCATAGGCACCGTCTAAATCTTCACTGATGACACAAGCAAAAATTTCATCATCCATCGCGCGATCAAGCCCTATGACTGGCACGCCATTAGCTTGTACAGTGCGATAATAGCTGTGGTCAGCGGGCAGGGAGCTTGCGACGAGCAAAGCATCGATACGGCGACTAAGCAAAGTTTCTGCAACTTTCATCTCGGTATCAGGATCATCGTCAGAGCATGAAATGATGACTTGGTAACCAGCTTTTCGCGCATCACGTTCAAGTAATTTGGCTAATTTAGCATAACTACTATTCTCTAAATCAGGAATGATCAAACCAAGTGAACGGTTACTGCCACCGCGTAATGATTGCGCTGCATGATCAGGGCGATAATTATACTCATTTACCACCGCCATTACTTTTTGCTGAGTTTTTTCACTAATGCGGTACTTACTGGCTTTGCCGTTAATCACATAACTGGCAGTGGTACGTGATACACCTGCTAGTTTGGCTATTTCATCTAATGTCATGGTTGTTTTATCCCTAATCTGTGCGCTTGCTCAAAGTTTCTTAAATGATCTGTTATTGAAAATTGTAATCAGCTTAAAAACACTTCACTATATTAGCTGAAAGGTTTCAGCAATGCTATTTATAATGATTTTGACATTGCTGCAGCCTTTTTAATTAACGAATTGCTGAAACGATTCAGCTGGCGTCAGTAATAACGTCAGCGCTGTTGTTAGCAAATAATTATACCGCCAGTATTAGCGAAGTATGGAGTAAATCTATGTTGTCACTGTCTTCTAACGACATTCAGTTAAAACAATCGGCGCCGAACAAATTACACGCCATTAAAGCCCTAGCACAAAGCTTGGCGAATAAAACCTATGTTGAAGCAAGTTATGTTGATGGGATGTTAGCGCGTGAAGCGCAGCACTCTACGTATTTAGGTAATGGTATTGCTATTCCGCATGGCACCGTTGATACACGTGATTTAGTCAATAAAACCGGTGTGCAATTACATCACTTTCCACAAGGTGTTGATTGGGGCGAGGGACAAACTGTGTACCTTGCTATTGCGATAGCAGCTAAATCAGATGAACATTTAGCGATTTTAAAGCAGCTTACACATGTATTAAGCGATGATGATATCGAGCTGAAACTCCAGCAATGTGATAGTGCTGAAGCGATTATAGCCTTACTTGAAGGTAATAAGCCCGAAGGAAAAAGTCTCGAAGGTAAGCAACAATCTGCAACTTTATTAACCGCGGATCTGATACAACTGAATTTTCCTGCACAAGATTTATCCCAACTTACTGCGGTTGCAGCGGGACTACTTAAACACCACGGCTGTATTGATAATAGCGGTGTTGCCGATGCCATCACTACGCCTGCATGCCATTTAGGTCAGGGATTATGGTTAGCGAAAACCAGTAAAGCGGTGACAACGACGGCAATCGCATTTGTGACGCCAGCACAGAGCTTATTACAAGGCAGTTTACAGCAGAGCAATTTACCGCAGAAAAGTTTAGCTGTTAAAGGTGTACTCATGCTAGCAAGTGCTAACAATTTACATCTAGATAATATGCAATGTGTAGTCGATTTAATTTATAAGCAACAAGTGAATCAATTATTTAATGCAGATGCAGACACGGTCATCCGCTTATTAACAGCAGTACAGCCAAGTGGCATAACAGCAACATTTACCATTCATAACAGCCATGGTTTACATGCGAGACCAAGTGCTATGTTGGTGAAAATTACCAAACAGTATCAGGCTGATATCCAAGTGACGAATGCGGCGGGTAAATCAACCAATGCCAAAAACTTGATGAAATTGATGTCGTTGGGTGTGTGTAGTGGTGAAGTATTAACATTTACTGCGAATGGCCATGATGCCCAAGTAGCACTCAAAGCGATAGGCGAAGGTATCGAATCGGGATTAGGTGAGGGTAAATAATGACCATGCAATTAACAAATTTGAAAGTCGTTACTGTGACGTTAAACCCAGCGTTAGATTTAACTGGGCATTTACAAATACTAACGAAAGGCACGGTAAACCAAGTGCAGCATTGTGCGTTAGAGCCTGCAGGTAAAGGCGTTAATGTGGCGAAAGTATTAGCGGAGCTTGGCGCAGAGGTGACTGCCACAGGTTTTTTAGGTGTTGAGAATCAAACGCCGTTTTGTCAGTTATTTGAGCGTAGTAACATCAAGGACAAATTTATTCGTGTGCAAGGGGCTACCCGCATTAACGTTAAATTAGTCGAATCAAGCAGTCAGGTTAGTGACATTAATTTCCCTGGTGTGAGTGT from Moritella marina ATCC 15381 encodes the following:
- the cra gene encoding catabolite repressor/activator translates to MTLDEIAKLAGVSRTTASYVINGKASKYRISEKTQQKVMAVVNEYNYRPDHAAQSLRGGSNRSLGLIIPDLENSSYAKLAKLLERDARKAGYQVIISCSDDDPDTEMKVAETLLSRRIDALLVASSLPADHSYYRTVQANGVPVIGLDRAMDDEIFACVISEDLDGAYELTQALLENDINSIGLVGAVPELGISKEREQGFLSAINQHKHDVKLLTAYGDHFSQQQGQAQVQQWIDNGTFPDAILATSYTLFEGVLDCLIRNPSLMASTKLATFGDNRLLDFLPSKIQSLPQQFELIAQHALKMALNAANRRNQPGIEVVSRKIIRR
- the fruB gene encoding fused PTS fructose transporter subunit IIA/HPr protein, which encodes MLSLSSNDIQLKQSAPNKLHAIKALAQSLANKTYVEASYVDGMLAREAQHSTYLGNGIAIPHGTVDTRDLVNKTGVQLHHFPQGVDWGEGQTVYLAIAIAAKSDEHLAILKQLTHVLSDDDIELKLQQCDSAEAIIALLEGNKPEGKSLEGKQQSATLLTADLIQLNFPAQDLSQLTAVAAGLLKHHGCIDNSGVADAITTPACHLGQGLWLAKTSKAVTTTAIAFVTPAQSLLQGSLQQSNLPQKSLAVKGVLMLASANNLHLDNMQCVVDLIYKQQVNQLFNADADTVIRLLTAVQPSGITATFTIHNSHGLHARPSAMLVKITKQYQADIQVTNAAGKSTNAKNLMKLMSLGVCSGEVLTFTANGHDAQVALKAIGEGIESGLGEGK
- a CDS encoding TSUP family transporter; protein product: MIFDMSLQLSTEIVGLLFLVAVVAGFIDAIAGGGGLLTIPALLWVGLPPATALATNKLQACGGSFFASFYFIRKGMVDIKKMKFAIGCTFIGSALGSIAIQSIDPSILEVILPFLILAIGGYFLFSKQITDEDKHQLLTPTLFAITAAFGIGLYDGFFGPGTGSFFALAFVSLAGFGLAKATAHAKVLNFATNIASLLFFALGGKVLWALGGIMLVGQALGATLGSRLVLSKGVKIIKPLMVTMSIAMSLKLLFA
- a CDS encoding DUF350 domain-containing protein, with translation MYEFDGLTMWTTQALVIDFTIIIALFVSLKMIKGWVSNLHANDEIAKRDNFAFGISFAAGLAGLAIVLTGVSSGDFADSLFEEATQMTGYGLLAIALIKAGHFFQDKVTLQKVSLHDEIVKGNVTAAFVDFGHVVTVAIVVRSALIWVLTEGWHGLPVVIAAFVVANIIMLLVSKYRVSLFKRTGDCLQQLILDDNLAVGIRYSGFLIGSGLAITAATGLAPYAADNITLSLTYWAFSAVISVAIFAVLQLITIKVILSGVDIADEVIRQKNIGVAVISATISFSIGLTMATLLGS
- a CDS encoding S-adenosylmethionine decarboxylase family protein gives rise to the protein MEAKIYNQRWWLNCCDSEALKGVISVGLEQAGFSVLNFVEHYFQPQGYTSLWLLAESHAAVHTFPEEDKAYVELSSCSATLLASFDTHLQAAAQQLDWQVTAK
- a CDS encoding polyamine aminopropyltransferase, which gives rise to MESSVVNSDSKTQQARQRKRSLWFHDALLISVMIILAGCGLIYEYLLSHYAGRVLGSVESAIYAMIGTMIVAMGIGAFMARWFKDAFTAFAWLEALIALIGMSCILIISAMIALSYSLPQLLSATFNLPSNVVLDGYLPQQLEKIAKFMPYVFGLILGIFIGMEIPLIARVRQQVYGRFLENNAGTIYGADYIGAGIGAAIWVLIMLSLPIMEAAAWTALFNIVAGLAFLWRYQDKIRWAKLLFVCHLLLVALFAIILTLGTGWLAQLSSVLYKDKVIYSQSTKYQHVVVTERYLKNHAEPVTDLFINGHLQFSSVDEQLYHDLLVYPAMMASNRHDKVLIIGGGDGLALRNVLRWPVEAVTLVDLDAELLALFGANTVDYAAPETIKQRMLRLNEASLRDPRLTLFATDAFIQVEKLLDEGVKFDTIIIDLPDPNHPDLNKLYSDYFYNQVRQLLAADGALAIQSTSPYHAQKAFLSIGKTVKEAGFLHVEQYQRNIPSFGQWGWTIATTRGKSASKRISDMDHLPVPSNWLNKQFLLASFVFPGNFYDKMDEIEINRLGSGVLYDYNRAAWQTESELYKN
- a CDS encoding LysR substrate-binding domain-containing protein, with product MYPNLPPLNAMRAFESAARNVSFTLAAKELFVTHGAVSKQVKILEQYLGVNLFIRQHRKLVLTEEAKPYLIKIQSALQTINGATQELISQPQLAQRIAINVLPSLTISWLIPSLEGFKISNPNLFVDLSIGDFAIDFSQHHYDIAIRSATKKPLGCNVLKLMDEDLCLVCSPQLAKQMTSLQDINKMTLLEHTSRPGLWRFWGDDIGVAITTDNKFGMEHFYMLSQAAVSSMGVALIPRFFVSQQLADGSLVIPFSAGFVSPYSYYLLTPTASPLPLKVQTFIDWLLPLFTPYR